A region of Ailuropoda melanoleuca isolate Jingjing unplaced genomic scaffold, ASM200744v2 unplaced-scaffold7677, whole genome shotgun sequence DNA encodes the following proteins:
- the LOC100482151 gene encoding LOW QUALITY PROTEIN: olfactory receptor 2B11-like (The sequence of the model RefSeq protein was modified relative to this genomic sequence to represent the inferred CDS: substituted 1 base at 1 genomic stop codon), with protein MRGDNQSFLGDPPKDFILLGVSDRPWLELPLFVVLLVSYILAMLGNITIILVSRLDPQLYSPTYIFLGHLSFLDLCYTTTTVPQMLVNMGSSRKTFSYSGCTVQYAIFHWLGXTECIVLATMALDHYMAICEPLRYAVIMHRPLCQQLVAVAWLSGFGNSLVQVVLTVQLPFCGQQVLNNFFCEVPAMIKLSCADTTMNDATLAVLVAFFALVPLVLILLSYGFITRAVLRIQSSRGRCKAFGTCSSHLVVVSLFYLPAIYMYLQPPSSYSQEQGKFISLFYSIITPTLNPFIYTLRNKDVKGALRRLLSRTRRFCRR; from the coding sequence ATGAGAGGTGACAACCAGAGCTTCTTGGGGGATCCCCCTAAGGACTTCATCCTTCTAGGTGTTTCTGACAGGCCATGGCTGGAACTCCCCCTCTTTGTGGTCCTCCTGGTGTCCTACATTCTGGCCATGTTGGGGAACATCACTATCATCCTGGTGTCCCGGCTGGATCCCCAGCTCTACAGCCCCACGTACATCTTTCTTGGccacctctccttcctggacCTCTGCTACACCACCACCACAGTCCCACAGATGCTGGTCAACATGGGCAGCTCCAGGAAGACCTTCAGCTATAGTGGCTGCACGGTGCAGTATGCCATTTTCCACTGGCTGGGTTGAACTGAGTGCATTGTCTTGGCCACCATGGCCCTGGACCACTATATGGCCATCTGTGAACCCCTCCGGTATGCCGTTATCATGCACCGCCCTCTCTGCCAGCAGCTCGTGGCTGTGGCCTGGCTCAGTGGCTTTGGAAACTCCCTTGTTCAGGTGGTGCTGACAGTGCAGTTGCCTTTCTGTGGGCAGCAGGTGCTGAACAACTTCTTCTGTGAGGTGCCAGCCATGATCAAGCTGTCATGTGCGGACACCACCATGAATGATGCCACGCTGGCTGTGCTGGTGGCCTTCTTTGCGCTGGTGCCCCTAGTTCTCATCCTTCTCTCCTACGGCTTCATCACCCGTGCAGTGCTCAGGATCCAGTCCTCTAGGGGAAGGTGCAAAGCCTTTGGGACCTGTTCCTCCCACCTGGTGGTGGTCTCCCTCTTCTACCTGCCTGCCATCTACATGTACCTGCAGCCCCCTTCCAGCTACTCCCAAGAGCAGGGCAAGTTTATCTCCCTCTTCTATTCCATAAtcacccccaccctcaaccccTTCATCTACACCCTGAGGAATAAGGATGTAAAGGGAGCTCTGAGGAGACTCCTGTCAAGGACACGGAGGTTCTGCAGGAGATGA